cattaagtacctctgctatttcctctggttccatatacactttcccactgtcacatttgatcggtcatattctttcacgtcttatcctcttgctcttcacatacttgtagaatgccttagagttttccttaatcctacccgccaaggccttctcatggtcctaatttccttcttaagctccttcctattagttttataatcttctagatctctaacattacctagttctctgaactttttgtaagtttttcttttcttcttgaccagatttattcttgaccctaccataacttccctgtctcattcgaatgtacttatgcagaacttcacacaaatattccctgaacatttgccacatttcttcagtacttttccttgagaacatctgtttctttTTAACTTCTGATGTGTTTCAAATACTGTAAAATTTATTTgatcacagttgctgcctgacctgctccagcatttggtgtgttactccaggtttCCAGCATAAGACATGAGCCATATgaccaaaattaggccatttggcccatcaagtctgctctgccattctgtcatggTTGACTTATCTCTAccaaccccattctctgccttctcttcttaacctttgatgctgtttcTAATCAGGAGTGGATTACTAAactgtcaatctctgctttaaatacacccagtgacttggcctccatagccatctgtggcaatgaattccacagattcaccactcactaaaaaaaaatgcctcctcatcttcattttaAATGGACATATCTCTGTTCTGgagctgttccctctggtcctagactgccccactatagaaaacatcctctccacattcactttgTCAAGGCATCTGTGGTGTCTTGAGTTCCCTTTGTAAACTTTCAGTTACTTTCTGCCCTTAGAATGTGCAGTGAAGCAGAACTGGCTCCAGACTATGAGGAAATGTTTGCTCACCGGTTCACAGAGGCTGACACAGAGTATCAGGAAATGCTGAAGAGTGTGGCTGATCCACCACCCATTGTAGAGGACTGGATGAACCGGCCTGGAGGGAATCGCAGGTACTGAGATGGTGTGCTGACTGTTGTTAGAACAGTACCAGCAAGTAACAACTGTAGATTTATGTTCAGGCACTGGTAAATAGTTGGGGAATTGCAAGGTGAATGTTAAAAGAAGAGATAGATTTAACAGACCTAATATGGCATTTGGTCTGACAAATGTGGGCTTTTTTCTCAGGAGCAGTGGGGGCTAAATGGAGAACtgctagaagtttataagattgtgaGAGGTATAAATCAAATAGACAGCAGTATCTTTCTACCAGGGTTGACGAGAGGGTATGTTCAAAGAATATATGGAAAGTAAGACAAGATTTTTGCATTGTCATTAGCCATGGGTGGAGCAGCAGAAGATGGGATCGTTTTCAGAGAGCAGTAGGGATAAGCCAGGAGAGTATAAACCAGAGGGCTTTGAAGTATTCGGGAGATTATAGAAGAGGATTTTAAGGGACATGAAGTCTGTTGAAAAGGAGGGATCAACATGGGAAATCCAGTCTCAGATCATGTTTTTTGGAGGAGGAAAGTAAACTGATGAATGCAGAGTGGCAGATGTGGTTTATGTGACTTCCAGCTTTCCACAAAGTCCTGCAATTTTGCTGGGATAGTACAGGGTGCACAGTGGGGCATGTACGGGTGGAGGGTGCACAGTGGGGCACGTACGGGTAGAGGGTGCATGATGGGCCACGTACAGGTGGAGGATGCGCGGTGGGCCATGTATGGGTAGAGTGCaaaaaatgttacaattgaacccgcatctaccacttccactggcagctctttccacacttgcaacatcctctgagtgaagaagatccccttcaggttcctcttaaatatgtCATCTTTCACACTAGGTCACTCAgagcatgctttcttctcacttgcCATCAAAAAGaatgtacaagagcctcaagcctcacaccaccaggttaaggaacaattattacccctcaaccattagggtcttgaacaaaaggagatatcTTGACTCAACTTCATTTGTCCCATCGTTGAAATGTTCCTTCAACCactggacttactttcaaggactcttcatctcatgttctcaatttttttttcctttttgtatttgcacagtgatgtcttctgcactctggttaggTAGTAGGTtagaggtaggtagtgctgaggaagaagaagtacgattgcagcaggacatacaaattgtAAGAATGGGCAAGAGTgttagatggaatagagtgttgggaaatatatgataatgcattttggtaaacggaacaatagtgtggactatttttttaaatggggagaagtttcaaacatcagaggtgcagtgggaaataggagttctcgtgcaagactcccaaaaggttaatttataggttgagtgtgtggtaaagaaggcaaatgcaatgttagcatttatttcaaggagaatagaatatgaaagaaaggaaataatgctgagcctttataaaacgCTAgtaaggccgcacttggagtattgtcaacagtcttgggccccatatctcagaaaggatctgttgtaattggagagtccagaggaggatcacaaggataattccaggaattaagggtttaacatttgaggagcatttggcagctttgggcctgtactcactggagtttagaagaatgaggagggatctcattgaaacctacagaatgttgaaaggactagatagggtggatgtggagaggatgtttcctgtggtggtggGGAATccaaaaccagagggcacaacctcaaaattggggggggggggcaaccttttagaacagaggtaaggaggaatttttttaacctgagagtagtgaatctgtggaacactctgccacagattgcagtggaagccaagtctgtgcgtatacttaaggtggaagttgatcatttcctgatcggtcagggcattcaAGGAatgtggtgagaaggcaggtgtatgggattgagtggaatctgggatcagccaggATAGAAtgtcggagcagactcaataggtgtaatggcctaattctgctactgtgtcttatggtctaatggttgAACACCTGAGTTGGTACAGTCTTTTATTAATTCTGTCATagttattattttatagatttattgaatatacctgcaagaaaatgaatctccagttggatatttatttactttgaacctatgacctctagttctagtctcatccaacctcaatggaaaaagtctgcatacattcataaaaccataagaaataggagcaggagtagactgCCTGGCcggtcgagcctgctctgccattcaaaaagatcatggctgatctggccatggattcaTTTCTGCCTatctgctttttccccataacccttaattcccctactatgcaaaaatctatccaaccttgtcttaaatatattactaatgtagcctccactgcttcattgggcagagaattccacagattcaccagtctctgggaaaagcagttcctccttatttccatcctaaatctactccccccaaatcttgaggctaggtcccctagttctattctcacttaccagtggaaacaactttcctgcctctatccctttcataattttatatgcttctataagatctcctctcattcttctgaattccagcaagtacagtcccatgCTACTCAATCTCTCATAGTctaacctcctcatctctggaatcaacctggtgaaccctCTCTGCACCACCTGCAAAGCTAGTATATCCTccttcaagtatggagaccagaactgcatgcagtactccaggtgtggcctcaccagtaccccatacagttgcagcataacctccctgctcttaaattcaatccctctagcaatgaaggccaacatgccattagcacacaatactccaaattcacccTCAACAATGTTTTTTACATCTTCAAAATAGCATCCCAACCTCTgtaatcaatactttgatttatgaaggccaatgtgacactttcaatgaattatggatctataatccctctgttctaccgcactcttcagtgccttaccactcactgtgtaggTCCTatgctggtttgtcctcccaaagtgcaaatcCTCatgtttgtctgcattaaattccagctatcatttttccagctggttcagatcccactgcaagcattGATAGCCTTTCTTGCTATCCACTCCACCCCTAACCTTGGTGTCATTCAtacatttgctgatccagtttaccacatacTATTTAATACACATGATAAACAGCAATGGACCAAGCAAGCAGAGTtgcctgtggcacaccactggtcacatgtctttagtcagagagagaaccatctactatcactctgTCTACTCCTACTGAGCTAATGCTGATTCCAATTTCCTACTGTATCCTGAATGTCAAGTGACTTAACCTTTTCCACCAGCTTCTCATGTGGGGCTTTATCAAAGGTCTTACTAACTAATGTCCATTACATTTCCTTCATTAACCTTCCTCATAACCTCCTTAagaaactctgtaagattggctaGATATgtcttaccatgcacaaagccatgttaacaACCCTAATCAAtccctcctcttctgtaattcaGATATGATCCATGACTACTGTTGTTTAGACTCTGTCTGCCCATTAAGTACAGATGCaacaaaaaaaataatttaagatCGCTCCATCTCCTTCAAGTCCATCCATAAATGACAACACCAATCTTcaagaagaccaattttgtctcttgctatCCTTTTGGTCTTCATATATCTCTAGAAGTCCTTGGGATTCtttttcaccttgtctgccagagaaTCCTCATGTCCTGATTTCTCTCCtgccttgcatttcttatattcaaGTTCCGCATTTGCTCCATACTGCCTATACCTAATGTGTGCCTCCTTCTGCTCacccagggcctcaatatctcttgaaaaccaggcATCCTCAAACCTGTTAACCTTGCCTTTTGTTTTAACAGCAACATACAAATTCTGTGCTCTCAATAgttcacttttgaaggtctcccatttaccaagcactgTTTAACTGGAAGCCTGTTCTGATCTATGTCTGCAAGATCCCTTCTGattccatcaaaattggcctttctccaatttagattaTCAACCCAAGGTTCagttctatccttctccataattatcttgaaactattgGAATTATAATCACTAGATCGAAAGTGTTCCTTTACACAcactctgtcacctgtcctgtctttTTCATTCTCTAAGTGGAGACCCAGGATATTGCTCTCTTTAGTTGGGACCTCTATGTCTTGTAAGAAAatttccctgaacacatttgacatatTATCCCAtcaagtccttttacagtatgggagtctcagtcaatcacctactatcaaacatttttttcttacaactgtctgctatctctctacaaatttgctccactAAATCTCACTGACAGTTGGGTGGTATATAAtttaatcccattaatgtgatcatCCCTTTCATATTCCTCATTCCACCCATACAATTTCAGTAAATGAGCTCTCTGGTCTGAGCAACTGGCATGacgttttccctgactagtagtAATGCCATCCCTCCCACTCTTATCATGTCTTAAACAACAGAAtctcagaatattgagctgccaatcCTGTGCTCCTGCAACCAAGATGTACTAATGGCTGCAGTATCACAATTCCATCTGCTGATCCATGCCTTGAGTTTATCTGCCCTTACTTAGAATACTCTTTCCATTGAAATAGACTAAATTCAAAACATTATTCCCACCAAGCTCAACCTTTTGGTTCCTATTTTTGCATGTAGGCTTAACACCATCTTTCAAAGCCAGTCCTCTTGCTGATCtaccactctggttcccaactcGGAGCAGAACTAGCAAACtttctgcaaggatattggtctcacTCCAGCTTAAGTGCAAGCCATCCAGTTTGTACAGGTCCCTTTTTCcctagaagagagcccaatgatccaaagatctgaagccctccctcctgcacttaCTCCTTAGATCTGAAGTGCAGTTTTTTTAAAggatggtgggtgtatggaatgaactgccagaggaggtggtagagcTAGATACAATGgcaatgtttaaaaggcatttggacaggtacacagataagaAAGATTAGAGTGgcggttcccaatctttttctaTGCCATGGATGAATACAATTAAGCAAGGAGTtggtggactccaggttgggaatccctggtgtagaggaatatagaTCTAATGATGCAAAAGGATTAGaatgtagaatagtacagcacagtacagacccttcagcccacaatgttgtgccgacccttaaaccctgcctcccatatatcccccaccttaaattcctccatatccctctattagTGTACATGTATCacagttggcatggatgagttgtgctgaggggcctttttctgtgccgtGTGACTGAATGGCACATTGAATACTGAATGCAGTGCATGTGATAAAAGGCATGCAGTAAATGACTGCTTCACTTGGAAAGACAGTTTGGGTCACCGGATGCTGGGAAGGGAAGAGGGGAAAGGACAGGTTTTTCATCAATGCAGTTGTAAAGGAACACCTGCAATTTACACCTCCAGGCGAGGGAAATCAGACTCATTTCCTGAGGATTCTTTGCCTTAATTTTTAGGTCACAAGACTATAGGTCCTACCGGGGACGCAGTGACAATCGCAGCTGGTCAGATAATCAACTGTGGCAGGGCAGAAATCGCAGCTACAATCGATCTGGGTCTCATGAATCATACAGCCAAGGGACCAATTCACACTGGCAGTCAAATCACCATCGTTACTGACTTTGAATCATGACTGAATCTGCCATTGTAACTAACAACATGGATTGTAACAGCTTAATTTTACAAAATTCCATTTCAGTTTTATTGCCATGTGTGGATGGGTATTTAGAGAAAGTTAGTAGCTTGTGTGGGACAACTTTGGGTAATTCTTCCTGGCAGTGTGTAGTAAAACATGGTCAAAAGTATGGTATTCAATTCtgtaaaacattgaatgtttttACTGTACGGATATTGATTATGGAATGAATCACTCCCTTCCCCAGCCACATAACTTTGATCACAGAACAGCTTCCCCCACTTCCTCCCTTGCAGCCAATATTTTGCTGGCCTCCTGAATGAGGGCAATTATGCTGCAGGTCATTTGGCAACAGCTTGACTCCTCTGCTTAGCTGCTTATTGGTGCAGCTCAGTTGGATTTAGAATATAGTCAGGGGTGATCTCCACATCTCTCACTAGGGATCTAGACAAAAGACTCAGCTGTGAGAGCTGTGAACTATTGACAGCCTGAGATCCAATTATACAATAAAAGAGAAAATGAAGCAGAGTGTTAAATGACTCAAGAGCTGAGTCCTACAGAGGATGTATGATGGAGCCTTATGCAGTCTCTCATTCCAAATGTAACGTGACTCAAGAATTATGGTTGACAGCTAACAACTACACTTCCCTTACTTGCTCAtaaagatatttaattgtttttaaatgtttcttcCCATTGGTTGGCAGTTTTCTTTATTGTTCATTTTAGCACAGAGAGTGTGCAGGAGCTTGCAGTGCTGAGCTTTGCACCTGGCTGGTTGCTCTGATCAAGAGTGCAAATGCACATCCAAATGATGCACCTGAAACAAATGGTCAGGATATCTCAAGATATTCATCAAGGAGAGAGGAAGATTTTCACTTCCCATCTGTAGTTTAACGTGGAATGAGTATTCTTCTTTGTCTGTGAAGGCAGTAATCCATCAGGTGTTCATTATTGAAGAGCCTGAGGCCCCTCTATTTAAGGTGTCTCCTGTTGGAGTTACAATGAACTATTCTCCTTCGCATTTTCCTTGTCTCACCTAATGTTCAGAAGCTGGTATTGCCACTCACCCAGCAACAGGGATTCGAAGAAAATGTAAATTGAAAAAATGTGTGCAGTTGGTTAAGTGTCTTTCAAAGTTATCTGTATGTTAGGTTAATGTTCTTCTATGTTTTTCTTCCTTGAGTTCAAAAGACTTCCCTGCCATTTTCTCCTTAGAACTTAAGTTCTGTGATCACCAGGAATAAaataacaaactgctggaggaactcagcaggttgagcagtgtctgtggggaggagagaggaatTGCCAACATTTTAGGTCCAGGTTCTGATGCAAAATCTCACCCTGAAACATCTACCATTCCttaccccacccacccccacagaagctgcttgacccactgagtatcTCCAGTAGTTTACATCTGCAGTCTCTGGGTTCACCAGGTGTTATGAGGAAGCAGGTTCACAGGTTTGGTAAGTGAGACAGAAGATATTGATTACAAATAAGCATATTAACCATTTTTTTAAAGACAAACAGTAAAACACTCAACCTAACATCTAAGCTACCTAAACTTACAAAAACTAGTATACTAAACTTTCAGAAACACTTCAAACTCAACAGGTACCTCAATAAGTCTCCCCAAGTTACACAACTACAAGACTAAACATTCGACAACAGATGCTTAGCTAAGAGTGTGTGTAGGCCCTCCTATATCTGCAGCATACTTTCCCAATGGTTCTTCAGCCCTGGTTGTGACCTCAGCCTGAAGAAGAGTCCCTGGAGACAAAGGAAAAGCCAGCAAGTCTCTCCCACATGCTATTCTTATACCCCTGAGGCACCTGGAACTGGACACCAGTGCCATGATAGGCAAGGTGACCAATGGGAAAGAATTGCTGCATCCTTTGAATGAACTAGTGGACAACCAATATGGCAGAAGCAGCTTTTGACCAACAAATAAAGTAACCCGTCACATTACACCAGTAATGTGAGTGAAGTTCAAAGGCTGCATTACCAATGTAACTTTTAGCTAATAACTTCATTTTTAAAGGTTAAATCACCTTTAGCATTGGCAAGTTCACATTGTGAAGTGAcatacatagaaaataggtgcaggagtaggccattcggccctttgagcctgcaccgccattcagtatgatcatgggtGATCATCCAattcaaaaccctgtacctgctttctctccataccccggcCCAGGGCAACAAAGGCTATTGCCCGTCCCTTCAGAATGGCGTTCGCCCATCTCTTGAACTTTATTTTGTATGGCTCCATGTTAACTGCCTTCCCTCCCCAGCTGTCCATTACCGATTCCTGGATAGGCCCCATCTACAAACACAGTGGAGATAAACTTCAAACAGCCCAGTCAGGCCATCCAGAGCTGAATGCTCAGTATCATCCCAGCTGGGACAGTGTTATTCATAGACTTGGCATGGACACTGGAAAACTAGTTTACACTGAATATGGTTGTAATATCTTATTTTTGTACACTTGTATCGTTCAAATaacaaataaaagaaaacatTCCTGAAAGTACCTTTATTTCTTGATGCTGGCTGATAATATTCACTATGTGGCTACATAGTTTAGACAATCACTCTTCGATAATGAAGCCAGCTTCACAATAATGAGTTCTGTGTAAATTGGAGAATATTTACCTGAGGAATGCTTTGAGCCTGAGAACAGTGGGTGAAAAATTCCTCAGTTGAAAATAATATTCTGTAAAATGTACTTTACAGCTGGTGAAGAATTCTTCATCTGTGGTTACTGTGATAGTTTGGAGAAAATGCAGCCAAATTGCTACAATAATACAATACCAGATAATCTATTCTCATTCCTTTAGCTTTCACAATGTCAGAATGTCAGTGTACCACTTTTGACACTGTTAGATTGTAAATCACATTAGTGTGTTTAAGGTTGGACTTTGAATTGCTTTAAGGTGAGATTGCTAACAGGTGAgtgaattttaaaatattaagcTTTACATCGGATCAAGTTTATTTCAGACAGGAACGCTTTTGATTTAAAACAGATACAATACCTATAAAAagtcccctcccccccccggAAGGTTTCATGTTTTatcttacaacattgaatcacagtggatttaatttggctttttagagactgatcaacagaaaaagactttcgtGTCAAAGAGAaacctctacaaagtgatctaaattaattataaatataaaacacaaaataattgattgcataagtattcacccccttcaagtcagtatttagtagatgcacttttggcagcaattacagccttgggtctgtgtggataggtctctatcagctttgcacatctggactctGCAGTTCTCcctattctttacaaaactgctcaagctctgtcagatcgcatgaggattgtgagtgaacagcccttttctaGTCCAGctgcaaattctcaattggattcagGTCTGGACTCCAACCTGGCCTCTCCaagacattaattttgttgtttttaagccattcttgtgtagctttggctttatgcttggggtagttgttttgctggaaaacagatttctcccaagtcacagttctc
The nucleotide sequence above comes from Hypanus sabinus isolate sHypSab1 chromosome 28, sHypSab1.hap1, whole genome shotgun sequence. Encoded proteins:
- the LOC132382687 gene encoding RNA guanine-N7 methyltransferase activating subunit-like, coding for MDGGNGSGRRMCSEAELAPDYEEMFAHRFTEADTEYQEMLKSVADPPPIVEDWMNRPGGNRRSQDYRSYRGRSDNRSWSDNQLWQGRNRSYNRSGSHESYSQGTNSHWQSNHHRY